One Stigmatella aurantiaca genomic window, CACGAGCCGCCCCTTCACCAGCGCATCCAGCGCGCCCTGGGTGGCCGGCTCCCCCGCGTCCAGCTCCGTGCCCGTGCGCCGCGCCCCCGTGCCCTCGGGGCTCACCAGCCGGGGCAGCAGCGCGCGCGCCGCCCGGCGTTGCAGGGGCGGCAGGCCCGCGAGCACCCGGTCCGCGTGCCGCGAGAGCGCCCCGTCCACCCCGCCCAGCGCCTCCAGCGCCGAGGCCGGAATGCACCGGCGCGCCTCGTCGCGCGCCTCCCACAGCTCCGCCATGGTGAACTGGAGCAGCGGCAGCCCCCCGGCGGAGCTCACCGCCGAGGCGGCCAGCGTGCTCACCAGCGCCTCGCTCTCGAAGTGGATGCCCTGGCCCTGCGCGGGGCCGGTGATGGCCGCGCGGGCGGCTTCCGCCGACAGCGGCCGCAGCAGGTACAGCGCCCGGGCCACCTGCTCCCCCAGCCCCGGCAGCGAGGCCAGGCGCGTGAAGAAGTCCCCGCGCACCGTGAGCAGCACCCGCACCCCGGGCAGCTCCGAGAGCCGCACCAGCGCCTCGGCGAACGGCGCCGCCTCCTCCGGGGCCCCGATGGTGAACAGCTCCTCGAGCTGATCCACGAAGACGAGCAGCCCGTCCGAGCGCCCCAGCGTGCGCGACAGCTCGCGCACGAAGGCCCGGGGCTCGGTGCCCAGGAGCGCGCCCGGCTGCGCCCAGCCCTTCTCCCACAGGGGCTCGGCCGCCGAGGCCAGCGCCGCGAGCGGGTGCGCGCCCGGAATGAGGCCCAGCACCCGGTAGTGCCTCCCCTGCCCCAGCGCCCCTTCCGCCACGCGCGGCAGCACCCCGGCCCGGCACAGCGAGGACTTCCCCACCCCGGAGTCCCCCGTCACCAGCACGAGCGGCTCGGCGCGCAGCCGCTCCAGCACCGCCTCCACCTCCTGGCTCCGGCCGAAGAAGCACGCCCGGTGCTCCGCCTCGAAGGGCCGCAAGCCCCGGTACGGGTTGCCCTCGGGCAGCTCCCCGCCCGGGGGGCTCTCCAGCTCCCGCTGCAGCCCCGCCAGCGCCGTGCACAGCTCGTCCGCGGAGGCGAAGCGCCGCTCCGGCTCGGTCTGGAGGCACCGGTCCACCAGCGCCGCGAACCGCGGGTCCACGTCCTTCGCCCGCTCCAGGAGCGGCGGCGCCCCGGCCGAGGCCCACTCCTCGAAGGGCAGCTGCTCGTCGAGCCACTGCCGGGGGGCCATGCCCGCGCACAGCTCGTAGAGCACCGCGCCCAGCGAGTACAAGTCACTGCGGCGCGTGGAGGGCTCGCCGCGCAGGGCCTCGGGGGCCATGTAGAGCGGCGTGCCCATCAGGTCCTCCGCGTCGCTCAGCTCGCGCAGCGCGGGCGCCACGGGCCCCGCGCGCCCGGAGGCCTCCAGGGGCGCCATGCGCGGGCCCTCCAGGAGCTTGGCGAGCCCGAAGTCCAGCAGCTTCACCTCCCCTTCCTCGGTGAGCATGGCGTTGGCGGGCTTGATGTCCCGGTGGAGCACGCCCTGCCGGTGCGCGGCGGCCAGCCCCCGCGAGAGCCCCAGGGCGATGCTCAGCACGCGCTCGGGGGCGAGCGGCCGGCTCAGCTCCCCGAGCGTCTGGCCGCGGATGAACTCGGTGACGAGGTAGGGCCTGCCCTCCACCTCGCCCACGCGGTGCACGGTGACGACGTTGGGGTGGGACAGCCGGGCGATGGCGCGCGCCTCGGCGTGGAAGCGCTTGCGCGCGGCCTCGTCCGGCCGCACCGAGGCGATGAGCTTGAGCGCCACGGTGCGCTCCAGCAGCGTGTCCTCCGCGAGGTACACCTGCCCCATGCCGCCCCGGCCGAGCAGCCGCAACAGGCGGTACTCGCCCATCGTCTCCGGTGGGCTCCACCCCGGTTTTGGCAGGGGCCTCGGCATGCTCCTCTAGGCCTTGGGGGGCGCAGCGCGCACGGCGCCCGGGCTCAGGGCTTCCTCCGTTCGAGGCCAAAGGCGGCGATGAGGTTGTAGATGTGCGAGCGCGACAGCTCCAGCTTGCCCGCCGCCTCGGTGATGTTCCACGCCGTGTCTTCCAGCGTCTTGAGAAGCAGCTGCGCCTGGAAGCGCTGCGTGGCCTCCTGGAAGGTGAGCGGCCCGGGCTCCTGCGCCGCGGCGCCCCGGGCCTCGGGGAACAGGTGCCGCCGCTCGATGCGGGAGGCCCCCTCCCCCGCCGCGCGGATGACGGCCGCCTGCACCTTGTGCCCCAGCTCGCGCACGTTGCCGGGCCACTCCGCGGCCTCCACCGCCCGGAGCGCCCCGGGCGACAGCCGGAGCCTGGGCAGGTGGTGCTGCTCGCACGCCAGGGCGCAGAAGTGCTCGGCCAGGTCCGGCAGGTCCTCGGGCCGCTCGGCCAGCGCGGGCAGCCGGATGGGCAGCACCTCCAGCCGGTAGAGCAGGTCCTCGCGGAAGGTTTTCCGGGCCACCGCGGCGCGCAGGTCCACGTTGGTGGCGGCCAGAATCCGCACGTCGGCGCGCTGGGGCCGGGTGCCCCCGAGCGGGTAGTACTCCCGGGACTGGAGCAGCTGCAGCAGCTTGGCCTGGGAGGTGAGCGGCAAGTCCCCCACTTCGTCCAGGAAGAGCGTGCCCCCCTCGGCGGCGGCCACCTTGCCCTCCACCTTGCGCGAGGCGGTGGAGTGCGCGCCGGGCAGCACGCCGAACAGCTCGCTCTCCACGAGCGTCTCGGGCAGCGCCGCGCAGTTGAGCTCCAGGAAGGGGCGCGCGGCGCGCGGGCTGTTGTCGTGGATGACGCGCGCCAGCTGCGTCTTGCCCGTGCCCGAGGGCCCCGTGAGCAGCACGTTCACGTCCAGCGGCGCCACGAGCGACACCTGCTCCAGCACCCGGGCGAGCGTGGGGCTCCGGCCGATGACGCCCTCGGCGCGCAGCCGGCCCCGGAAGGGCTGCGTGGCATCGGCCGCCTCGCGCTGGCGGTGCAGGGTGAGCAGCCGCTCGGCGAAGGTGGCGAGGTACCGGGCGAAGATTTCCAGCCGCTTCCGGTCCTCCTCGGAGAAGGGGCCGGGCTGGTGCCGGTCCTGGAGGTACACCACGCCCAGGGTGGGGCTCGCGCCGATGGGGGCGCACAGCACCGCCTCGCTGCGGTTGCGCCGCACGCTGTGGCGCGAGCCGAAGCGCGGGTCCCTCATCGCCGACTCGGTGACGATGGTCTGCCCGGTGGCGAGCGCCTCGGCGATGACGCCGCGCGAGAACGTGGCGCGAATCTCCTCCACCTCCTCGTCGTAACAGCCGTGCGCCATCCAGAAGCGGGGGGGCCCCTCGTGCTGCTGGTCTTCCAGCAGCTCGATGTAGCCGCGCTTCGCACCGGACATGCTCGCGCTGAGCGCGAGGGCTTCTTCGAGGAAAGGTTCGAGGGAGTCCCGGGCCCCCAACTCGAGGAGGTTCCGGTAGAAGTCCCGTTCCTGCTGAAGCCTGTCGCGCTCGCCGTCCTGCGTCACGTCATGGGGGGCGGTGGGCACACGCCAGAGTGTAAGCCAAGCATCCAGGATGGGTGAAGGTGGCCGGAGCGGCGGCGTGTCGAGCCGGCTGGACGCTCGCGCGGGGGGCTGTCCACCCGGGTGGACACCGCCTCGCGCCAAGTGCGCAAGAAGGCTCGCGGGCGCCGGGGGCACAGCGCTTGCTCTGTTTCACCGCGCGATGCAAAGCCTGTCCCGTCAGCGTGGTGGGGAGCCCAAGACGAAGACGCGGAGGCTCCTGCCGTGGATGGGGCTCTGCCTGCTCGCCGGCTGTGGGTGGGCGGACTCGCCGCCGGGGCCGGACGCCTTCGCCCCCGCGCCCGGGGTGCACGCCCCGAAGCGCCTGCCGTTCCGCTCCACCCGCCGCGCCACGCCGATGCAGGCGCTGGGGCTGGGGGGGATGGCCGCCATGGCCGCCTGTGGCTTCCACGCGATGGCGCTCCGGGGCGCGCGCACCGGCGGCGGGCTGGGCGCGCGCCAGGAGGGGACGTCCGAGCACCGCGCCACGCCCATGCAGGCGGCGGATCAACGCGGGGTGAGGGCGGTGGCGGGCGGCTACCAGTACTCGCTGGCGGTGCACACGGACGGCACCGTCTGGGCGTGCGGCTCCAACAGCGCGGGGCAGCTTGGCCACGGCACCCCGTCGGCCCACGCCCAGCCGGGGTGGATTCCGGGGCTCACCGGCGTGGTGGGCGTGGCGGCCGGGGGCTCGCACGCGCTGGCGGTGCGCGCGGACGGCACCGTGTGGGCCTGGGGCAACAACGGCTATGGCCAGCTCGGCGATGGGAGCACCACCCACCGCGCCACGCCGGTGCAGGTGCGCGGGCTCTCCGGCGTGGTGGCGGTGGCGGGGGGCTACATGCACTCGCTGGCCCTGGGCGCGGACGGCACCGTGTGGGCCTGGGGCTTCAATGACTATGGCCAGCTTGGCGAGGGCTCCACGCTCCACCAGGCCACGCCGGTGCGGGTGCCCGGGCTCTCCGGCGTGGTGTCCGTGGCGGCCGGGGGCTTCCACTCGCTGGCCCTGGGCGCGGACGGCACCGTGTGGGCCTGGGGCAACAACGGCTTCGGCCAGCTCGGCGAGGGGCGCTCCACCCAGCGCGCGCGGCCCGCCCCGGTGGAGGGCCTGGGCTCGGTGGTGGCGGTGGCCGGTGGCTTCTACCACTCGCTGGCGGTGCGGGCGGGGGGCACGCTCTGGGCCTGGGGCAACAACTACAGCGGCCAGCTCGGCAACGGCTCCTTCTCCTCCCGCGCGCAGCCCGCCCCCGTGGAGGGGCTGGGGCCGGTGGTGAGCGCGGCGGCCGGCGGCATGCACTCGCTGGCGGTGCTGGCCGACGGCACCGTGTGGACCTGGGGCCGCAACGAGGAGGGCCAGCTCGGCAACGGGCTCACCCAGGAGCGCTCACGGCCGGTGCAGGTGCCCGGGCTCCAAAGCGACGGGGCGGTGGCCGGCGGCTTCTACCACTCGCTGGCGGTGCACCGGGGCGGGGCCCTCCAGGCCTGGGGCCTCAACGACTTGGGCCAGCTGGGAGACCGTCCGGAGCCGGACGCCCCCAGCCCCGCGGCCCGGTGGATTCAGGGAAACACGCGCGCGGCCTTCACGTCGCAGTAGGCCTCGTGCACGAAGTGGCCCCAGGTGGCGGCCCGGGAGGGCTCACGGGCGCGGCCCGTGTACCGGGCGGCGAGCGCGTGCAGGGGGTTCTCCGGAGGCGGGCCGTCCCGGTCCGCGTCCGCCTCCTCCGGCGGGGGCGGGTGCGCCTGCGTGACGATGCGCAGGTACTTCGCGGACGCCATGATGTTGAGGGCGTCATCGGCCAGCAGACGCGCCAGGTGCAGCGGGGAGGCATGGCGCAGCACCTCGGGGGCGAGCACCTCCGAGAGCAGCGCGTGGTGGGTGACGGCCGGGAGGGCCACCTGCCCGAGGCCGAGGAAGGAGGAGGGTGCGCCCTCGGCGGCCAGGGCATAGTGCTTGGCCTCCTCCTGCGCGGACTGGTCTCTCTGCTCGGCCAGCAGGAGCGCGGCGAGCAGCGCGGGCTCCTGGCCATACTGGCGCGCGGCCACGGCGATGAGCTCCGCGCGGGCGGGGGGCAGGGGGCCCCAGATGGTGGGCATGAGCGTGGTGAGGGGCCGCCGCAGCACGAGCTTGGCCTGGAGCAGCCGGTCCTTCGCGCCGAGCTTGGCCAGGTACGTGGACCAGTCCCCGGCCGAGGCGGCGGCGAGCGTGGGCGGCGGGGGCACCTGCCGCCAGCGGGACCACTTGTCGCTCCGGGGCACGGTGCGCGCGTCGGGGCGGATGCCGGTGGCGCCCTGGCCGGTGAAGGGCTCGCGGCCATCGCGCGGAATCACCCGCTGATAGGGCGTGTCATCGAACCGCTGGCCGTGGGCGGGCACCCCCAGCCGCAGCAGGTTGAAGCGCACCTGCCACAGCTCCTCGGCCACGGTGGGGCCGTCCCCCTCCTTAATAGGGAGGTCGATTCGCGCGAGGACGGCCTGGACGGTGCGGGCCTGGGCGGCATCCGCGTGCGCGGCGAGCACCTCTAATAAGGTGCGGCGCTGCTCCGGGGCCTCCACCCGGCGCACGAGCACCTCCAGGGTGCCGCGCTGGGACAGCTCGCCCAGGGTGGCGGAGAGGTGCGAATCGCGGCGCAGGAGCTGCACCACCTCGCGCTGCTCCAGCGGGGGCACGAGCGCCTCGGGCCGGTGACACGACAGCTTGGCCTCTACCTGCTGCGCGACGCTGGGCATGGCGAAGCCCCCTTCTACCATGTCCCCGCGGGGCGAGAGGATCCGCCCCCCGGGGGGCCGGGGCGGTGGATCTCCCGAGGGGGTGTGGACAACGTGTGGACAACTCGGAGCAACCTGTAGCATGCAGCAATTCCGGGCGGTTGCAGGGCCCGTGGCGGAGGAGGCGCTGTGGATAACGTGCGGTTCATGGATCAGCTTCAGCGGGGCTGCGAGGCTCTGGGGGTGAGCGTGGGTGAGGACGTGGGGCCGCGGCTCCAGCGGCTCATGGGCGAGCTGCTCAAGTGGAACGCGAAGGTGAACCTGACCGCCATCACCGCGCCGGAGGAGGTGCTGGAGAAGCACTTCCTCGACTCGCTGGCGGTGCTGCCCGAGGTGGAGGGCGCCACCTCCTTATTGGACCTGGGCGCGGGGGCGGGCTTTCCGGGGCTGCCGCTGAAGCTGGCGCGGCCGGCGCTGGCGGTGACGCTGGTGGACGCGGTGGGCAAGAAGGTGGGCTTTCTCAAGGCGGCCATCGCGGTGCTGGGGCTGAAGGAGGCGCGGGGGCTGCACCTGCGCGCCGAGGGCGGCCCGGAGCGCGAGGGGATTCCGCGCGCGGAAGTCCTCATCGCCCGGGCCTTCATGGACCTGCCGGACTGGCTCGCGCTGGCCCCCGCGTACGTGCAGCCCGGAGGGCGCGTGGTGGCGATGCTCGGCAAGGCGCAGCCCGAGTCCGAGCTGACGGCGCGCGCCACCGAGCGGGGGCTGCGCGTGGTGTCCTCGCGCCAGTACCGGCTGCCGTTCTCCGGCGCCGAGCGCCAGGTGGCCGTGTTCTCCCAGGCCTGAGCCGGCGGCCCGGCAGGGGCGGGCGCCCGGGGGGTCTCAGGGAGCCAGGTCCGGGCCGCGCAGGGAGCAGCCGCTGCCGTAGAGTTCCAGCGAACGGACGCTGAGCAGGTCCGAGCCCGACAGGCGCACCTTGAAGCGCACGGACTGGATGGGGCGGCGGGCGAACTGAATGAGGTGCGGCACGTCGTTCTCGGCGGCGGTGTTCGTCACGGCGAACATCGGCTCCCAGGTCCTGCCATCCAGGCTGGTCTCCAGGATGCCCTCGGCGCTCGTGCGGCCGGGCCCCGTCACCGCCCAGGTGAGCACCAGGGCATTGAGCTCCACCTCCTTCGGGAGGTCCACCCGGAGCCACGTGGGCTGAGCGGTGCTGTGCCAGGCGGTGTCCGGATCGTGATCCAGGACGGCCTTGGGCTCCTGACCGGGCACATGAATGGAGGAGGTGGCCGTGCCGCGCTGGGCCCACTCACACCGTTTGGGGGTGTGCTGGGGCTCCAGGGTCTCCATGCCCTGGAGCGGGATCTTCATCGAGCCCGGTTTTTGTCCCTGGTCATACGCGAAGCCCATCGACCGCGTCGGAAGGGTGGGTTGCCTTCGTGCGCGGGACGAGGGCGGGGAGCCGTGCCGCACGGGAGGCCCCGGGGCCATGGACTGGGGGCCCGGAGCCGCCAGCGCGGAGACGTCCACGCCGGGCCGGAACCCAGACAGCGGGGAGAGCTTCTTCAGGAACAGCCCCACCCCCAGGGCGGTGAGGCACACGCCGGTGCCGAGCAGGGCCACCTTCAGGAGCGGGGTCCGCCGCCGGGGGGGAAGAACAGAGGGCTCCAGGGCCCGCATCGCCTCGTAGGCGGAGGAGAACCGCGCGCGCCGGTCCGGGGCGGAGAGCCGCTCCAGGAGCCGGGCAAAGGGGGGAGACACCGCGGGGGGAGGGGAGGGGCTCCCAGGCGCCGCGCCCGTGAGCCCCTGCTTCAGGAGGACCCCCAGCGCGAACAGGTCCGTGGTGGCATCGGCCCTGCCGGAGCCCTGCTCGGGCGGACGATAAGGAGAGGGGGCCCGGCCCGGCGGGAGCATGGGGCCGGAGCCCATGCCGAAGTCCACCAGGAACAGGGCGCCATCGGCGCGGCGGATGAGGTTCGAGGGCTTCAGGTCCCCATGGACGAGGGGCGGGGTGCGCTCCTGGAGGTAGCGCAGCAGCCCCAGGACCTGGACCGCGAGCCCCTGGGCCTCCGTCTCGGTGAGCCGCCCGCAGGCGAAGTCCTCTTCCAGGGAGGTGCCCTCGATGTACTCCTGCACCCGGTAGGCCCGGGTGTCCGCGCCGCTGCCGCTGAGGAGCACCTCCAGGTAGCGGGGAACGCAGGGGTGGGCGAGGGCCTGGAGCCGCTGAAGCTCGAGCTGCATGCCGCGAAGGTCCGCGGGGGAGGGCTCGGCGGAGAAGCAGCGCTCCCGGAGGACCATCCGCCCCTCGGGCCCCTGGGCCAGGTACGTGCGCCCCCTGCCGTCGTGGCTCAGCACCCGGAGGATGCGGTAGGGCCCCACCCGGACCACGGCGCCGCACTGGCCACAGAAGGGGGCCTCCACGGGCTGGGCGCAGGCCGGGCAGGACAGCTCCCGGACTCCTCCCTCCAGCCCCTCCCGCTCCACTTCACCCGGCCCCCCGCGCGTCCGCTCCATGGCGGCGGATTCTCCCTGAACCGGCGGTGCGCTGCCAGGGCGGACCGCGCTCCGGCATGTTCCACGTGGAACACTCTGGGTTGCCCGGTCCCCCTCGGGCCGGGCGATGTTCCACGTGGAACACCGGCGCCTCCCCATGCGTCCCAGCATCCCCCCCGGGCCCCGCTTTTGTTCCACGTGGAACACGGGCCCTCCCCTGCCCGGATGGTGCCCGGCGGAGCTTCTCCCAGTTGTTCCACGTGGAACACCGGTCCTCGCCCGGTCCCCCGGAAAGCTCCCCGGGCCTCCGCTCCCGGACGTTCCACGTGGAACATTCCCCCTGTCCCCCGGCGCGAGGGGACGCACGCCGGGCGGGCGGGCCGTGGACTGGATCCTCCGCCGATTTGGTGGATCAATAGGGCCCGTGCATGCTTCCCCCCGCCGGGGTGTTGCCCCCCGGGGTGGTGGGAAGGTGTCGTGGGCAACGTTGGTTCCCGGAAGCCTCCGGGACTGAAGAGGATGGGACACGTGGGTCGAATCATCTGCATCTCGAACCAGAAGGGCGGCGTGGGCAAGACGACCACCGCCATCAACCTCGCGGCGAGCCTGGCCTCGGCCGAGCGCCGCACCCTGCTGGTGGACATGGACCCCCAGGGCAACGCGGGCAGTGGGCTGGGGCTGAAGCGCGAGGCGCTCCAGGGCACCGTCTATGACGCCATCCTCGGCGGGCGCCCCATGCGGGAGCTGCTCCACCCCACCGAGCTGCGCTTCCTCCAGGTGGTGCCCGCCACGCCGGACCTCACCGGCGCGGAGGTGGAGCTCGTCAACCAGGAGCGCCGCGAGTTCCGCCTGCGCGAGGCGCTGCGCCCGCTGGCCGACGACTACGACTACATCCTCATCGACTGCCCGCCGTCCCTGGGCCTGCTCACGCTCAACGCGCTGGTGGCCGCCGACTCGGTGCTCATCCCGCTGCAGTGCGAGTACTACGCGCTGGAGGGGCTCTCGCAGCTCACGCACACGGTGGACCTGGTGCAGCAGGGGCTCAACCCGGGGCTGAAGATGGAGGGCATCCTGCTCACCATGTTCGACTCGCGCGCCAACATCGCCAACCAGGTGGTGGAGGAGGCCCGGGGCTACTTCAAGGACCAGGTGTTCACCGCGGTGGTGCCGCGCAACGTGCGGCTCGCGGAGTGCCCGTCCTTCGGCAAGCCCATCATCCTCTATGACATCAAGTCCAAGGGCTGTGAGAGCTACCTGGCCCTGGGCCGGGAAATCATGAACCGCGAGGGCCACAAGCCCTCCAAGCGCCACGTGGCCTGAAGGGGAGACACGACGTGCTGAACGCAGGCGACAAACACAAGCGGGCGCTGGGCCGGGGGCTCTCGGCGCTGATTCCGCAGGCGGCCCCCACCCCCGCCGCGGGCACCGCCGAGGCGCCCAAGGCCGGGGTGCTGAAGCTGCCCATCGAGGCCATCCAACGCGACACGGCCCAGCCGCGCCGCTACTTCGACGAGACGAAGCTCGCGGAGCTCACCGAGTCCATCAAGGCGCAGGGGCTGCTCCAGCCGGTGCTCGTGCGCAAGGACGGGCAGGGCTACAAGCTCATCGCGGGCGAGCGGCGCTGGCGCGCGGCGCAGGCGGCGGGGCTGCACGAGGTGCCCGCCATCGTGCGCGAAGTCACCGAAGGGCAGGCCTTCGAGCTGGCGCTGGTGGAGAACCTCCAGCGCTCGGACCTGAACCCCATGGAAGAGGCGGAGGGCTACCAGCGCCTGGTGGAGGAGTTCAAGCTGACGCAGGAGCAGGTGAGCCAGCGCGTGGGCAAGGAGCGCTCCACGGTGGCCAACGCCCTGCGCCTCTTGGGCCTGCCGGACGATGTGAAGGCGCTCGTGGCCGAAGGGGCGCTGAGCATGGGCCATGCGCGCGCGCTGCTCGGGGTGCCCCGGCTCCCGGAGCTCCAGGCGCTGGCGAGCCGCGTGGTGGAGCAGAAGCTCTCGGTGCGCGACACCGAGAAGCTCGTGCAGCAGAAGCGGCCCACGAAGAAGGAGCCCGCGAAGGCCTCCAAGCAGAGCCCTCAGGTGAAGGCGCTGGTGGAGGAGCTGCAGCGGCTGCTCGGCACCAAGGTCCGCCTGTCCGAAAAAGGCCAAGGAAAAGGGACCCTGGAGGTGGACTTCTTCTCGTACGATGACCTCGACCGGTTGTTGAAGCTTCTGAGGAAGGAGTAGGGCGTGGCGCTCCTTGGCGGGAAAAAAGAAGAGACACTCAGCACCACCATCAGCAAGCCATTGTTCAAGCGGGAGGAGGATTCCGTGTCGATGCGTCCAGGGGACATTCACACGCTGCTCGGGAAGGGGAGTGAGTTCGAAGGCAAGCTCACCTTCGAGGGGCAGGTGCGGATCGACGGTAAGTTCAACGGGCAGATTTTCACCAAGGACTCCCTCGTCATCGGGGATGGGGCGCGCGTCCAGGCGGAGATCCACGCCGGTACCGTCATCATCCACGGAACGGTGGAGGGCAACGTGAAGGCCACGCAGCTCATCGAGCTCAAGCAGCCGGGGCGCGTGAAGGGCAACCTGGAGGCGCCGACGCTCTCCATGGACCGGGGCGTCATCTTCGAGGGCACGCTGAAGATGGAGAACCTGGGCAACGCCTCGAAGGCGCCTCCCCCGCCCGGCGGCGACAAGAAGTAGTGCGCGCCCGGGGCCACAGCCTGGGGTGGGCCGCCGCGCTGGTGCTGGCGCTGCCGGCGGCGGGCTGCCGCTGTGGCACGAAGGAGCCCGCGCCTGCCCGCCCTCTCCCCGCCGCGGAGGCGGGTGGGGAGCGGCCGGCCGCGGGGAAGGCGGGGGTGAAGGTACCCCTGCCGCCCGGCTGGTCGGCCGTCATGGCCGCGGACGGAAGTTTCCAGGCGGGGCCCCCGGGCACGCCGGTGCTGCGGGTGGACATCCGGCGGGGCGAGGGCGCGGCGCGCCCCTCGTCGGAGGCGCTCGCGGAGTCCGCGCGGGAGCAATTCTCCCAGTTCGAAATCTCATTGGACCAGGAGGAGGACGAGGAGAACCTCGCGCTCCTGCGGCTGACCATCGCCCCGAAACTGCCGGACGGGGGCGTGGGGATGCACGCCCCGGTGCTGCTGGGCGCCAAGCGCGTGGGGGAGGACCTGTTCCTGTGCGCCTCGCTGCCCGGCGCGGGGATGGAAGACGTGCGCCTGGCCAATGAGGCTTGCCGGGAAATCCAGGTTCAGAGCGCGCCGCGCTAAAGGCGGCGGGGGCGGAGCGTCCCGGTTACGCTGAAAGTATGTGAGCCCTTGCACACGAGGGGGCTTCACGTTTTCATTACGAGTACATAACGTATACCTTACGTCCTTACAGCCTGGGACTTTTCGCGTTGGGCGGCTTTTCCCGGAGCCCTCGCCCCGAACCCGAAGAACCCGAAGGAGTGAAAGCAATGACTCTCCCCGAGTTGCTCCCCTCCGTTGTGAATGTCGCTGGCGCCATCGTGGTGGGCGTGTTGGTGGCGGCGGGACTGATGGGGACGCGCGCTCGGCCGCAGCCGGTTCCCGTGCCGGTCCGCCGGGATCCGCGCCGCCGCCGCTAAGCGGCTGAAGGACCCGCGCCGCGCGCCGCGGCGCTCAGTGCTTGAAGGCCAGCGAGAGGGCGAAGTCCTCCGCGCGATCCGTCCACCGCGCGGCGAGCTGAAGGCCCACCGCCGAGAGCTCCGCCTCCACCTGCCGAGGGCGGAACTTGCAACTCACCTCCGTGCGCAGCACCTCGCCCGCCTCGAACACCGTCGAGCGCTGGAGCGCGGGCAGCCGCACCTGCTGGGCGCGCCGGGACACGAGGCGCATTTCGATCCAGCCCTGCTCCTCGTCGAAGGGCGCCAGGTGGGAGAAGGCGTCCACGTCGAAGTCCGCGCCCAGCTCGCGGTTGAGCACGCGCAGCACGTTGCGGTTGAACTCAGCGGTCACCCCGGCGCTGTCGTTGTAGGCGGCGAAGAGGCGGGCGCGGTCCTTGATGAGGTCCGTGCCGAGCAGCAGCCCATCGCCCGGGGCGAGCTGATCCGCGACGTCCTGGAAGAAGCGCGCGCGGGCCTCGGGCTTGAAGTTGCCGATGGTGCCGCCCAGGAAGGCCACGAGCCGGCGCCCGCCCCGGGGCAGGTGGGCGAGGTGCCGCTCGAAGTCGCCCACCACGGCGTGTACGTGCAGGCCGGGGTAGTCGTGGGCGAGCGTGGCGGCGGCGCGCCGGAGGAAGGGCTCACTCACATCGAAGGGGACGAAGCGCTGGAGCGAGCCGGTGGCGCGCAACGCATCCAGCAGCAGGCGGGTCTTCTCGCTGGTGCCGCTGCCCAGCTCGATGAGGGTGACGGCGCCACTGAGCCGGGCCACCTCGTAGGCGTGGGCGTGGAGAATCTCCCGCTCGCGGCGGGTGGGGTAGTACTCGGGCAGGCGGGTGATGTCGTCGAAGAGCTGGCTGCCGCGCTCGTCATAGAGCCACTTGGGGGACAGCTCCTTGGGGTGGAGGCACAGCCCCGTCAACGCCTCCTGGTGCAGCGCGCGCCGGGCCTCGTCCGGGTGCAGGTGAACCTCCACCGAGACGAGGCCGTGACAGGGGCCCTCGGCTTCCGCGGGATGGTGCTCG contains:
- a CDS encoding sigma-54-dependent Fis family transcriptional regulator, whose translation is MPTAPHDVTQDGERDRLQQERDFYRNLLELGARDSLEPFLEEALALSASMSGAKRGYIELLEDQQHEGPPRFWMAHGCYDEEVEEIRATFSRGVIAEALATGQTIVTESAMRDPRFGSRHSVRRNRSEAVLCAPIGASPTLGVVYLQDRHQPGPFSEEDRKRLEIFARYLATFAERLLTLHRQREAADATQPFRGRLRAEGVIGRSPTLARVLEQVSLVAPLDVNVLLTGPSGTGKTQLARVIHDNSPRAARPFLELNCAALPETLVESELFGVLPGAHSTASRKVEGKVAAAEGGTLFLDEVGDLPLTSQAKLLQLLQSREYYPLGGTRPQRADVRILAATNVDLRAAVARKTFREDLLYRLEVLPIRLPALAERPEDLPDLAEHFCALACEQHHLPRLRLSPGALRAVEAAEWPGNVRELGHKVQAAVIRAAGEGASRIERRHLFPEARGAAAQEPGPLTFQEATQRFQAQLLLKTLEDTAWNITEAAGKLELSRSHIYNLIAAFGLERRKP
- a CDS encoding protein kinase domain-containing protein yields the protein MGEYRLLRLLGRGGMGQVYLAEDTLLERTVALKLIASVRPDEAARKRFHAEARAIARLSHPNVVTVHRVGEVEGRPYLVTEFIRGQTLGELSRPLAPERVLSIALGLSRGLAAAHRQGVLHRDIKPANAMLTEEGEVKLLDFGLAKLLEGPRMAPLEASGRAGPVAPALRELSDAEDLMGTPLYMAPEALRGEPSTRRSDLYSLGAVLYELCAGMAPRQWLDEQLPFEEWASAGAPPLLERAKDVDPRFAALVDRCLQTEPERRFASADELCTALAGLQRELESPPGGELPEGNPYRGLRPFEAEHRACFFGRSQEVEAVLERLRAEPLVLVTGDSGVGKSSLCRAGVLPRVAEGALGQGRHYRVLGLIPGAHPLAALASAAEPLWEKGWAQPGALLGTEPRAFVRELSRTLGRSDGLLVFVDQLEELFTIGAPEEAAPFAEALVRLSELPGVRVLLTVRGDFFTRLASLPGLGEQVARALYLLRPLSAEAARAAITGPAQGQGIHFESEALVSTLAASAVSSAGGLPLLQFTMAELWEARDEARRCIPASALEALGGVDGALSRHADRVLAGLPPLQRRAARALLPRLVSPEGTGARRTGTELDAGEPATQGALDALVKGRLVVARETDGETTYEVAHEALLRGWGTLRSWLVTEGEKRPVRERLEAAAAEWARLERAREALWSERLLQETQGVDRDALSPRGTEFLDASHSATRRRRWRQRALLMAVPLVLVAVLGGVRLHGQWTRAQKVAGYEAQATGLAERGLARKRAAEALRQRAHGLFEAVGGGTVEETAARREAAERAWEEALAARQEADDALDEAGQSLEAALVVDLSNERIRGRLVDLLVERLELAEAFHQPERQREMARRIKAYDSGGERQQQLQAPPTLSLTTSPPGAEVVLERYLEDAKGTRALTAPRRLGRTPLERLTLPEGPGSYRLTLHAPGRVEVRAPVLLARGEPLVLHLALPAQGAVPEGFVYVPPGRFLVGSADPEDMRRGLLNAQPLHESRTGAFLVARTEVTFGQWLAFLRDEAPTGAAQGHRPYSDLRQWGVELTPSAAGRWRLRLQLNKHALEANEGEPLRFAGRAVRREQDWSRLPVSGISYEDARAYLAWLDRTGRVPRARFCHEREWERAARGADGRAFPHGNRLEAEDANFDQTYGRKTDAFGPDEVGSHPASASPFGLLDMTGNVYEFTQSMGAREEIAIRGGSWYFDRVSVLVANRTFVEPRTRDIGTGMRVCADAPGP
- a CDS encoding RCC1 domain-containing protein; protein product: MQSLSRQRGGEPKTKTRRLLPWMGLCLLAGCGWADSPPGPDAFAPAPGVHAPKRLPFRSTRRATPMQALGLGGMAAMAACGFHAMALRGARTGGGLGARQEGTSEHRATPMQAADQRGVRAVAGGYQYSLAVHTDGTVWACGSNSAGQLGHGTPSAHAQPGWIPGLTGVVGVAAGGSHALAVRADGTVWAWGNNGYGQLGDGSTTHRATPVQVRGLSGVVAVAGGYMHSLALGADGTVWAWGFNDYGQLGEGSTLHQATPVRVPGLSGVVSVAAGGFHSLALGADGTVWAWGNNGFGQLGEGRSTQRARPAPVEGLGSVVAVAGGFYHSLAVRAGGTLWAWGNNYSGQLGNGSFSSRAQPAPVEGLGPVVSAAAGGMHSLAVLADGTVWTWGRNEEGQLGNGLTQERSRPVQVPGLQSDGAVAGGFYHSLAVHRGGALQAWGLNDLGQLGDRPEPDAPSPAARWIQGNTRAAFTSQ
- the rsmG gene encoding 16S rRNA (guanine(527)-N(7))-methyltransferase RsmG; protein product: MDNVRFMDQLQRGCEALGVSVGEDVGPRLQRLMGELLKWNAKVNLTAITAPEEVLEKHFLDSLAVLPEVEGATSLLDLGAGAGFPGLPLKLARPALAVTLVDAVGKKVGFLKAAIAVLGLKEARGLHLRAEGGPEREGIPRAEVLIARAFMDLPDWLALAPAYVQPGGRVVAMLGKAQPESELTARATERGLRVVSSRQYRLPFSGAERQVAVFSQA